GTGCGAACCCGGGCGACCAGGTCTGCTTCCGGGTTGGTGCGAAACTCGACCTGCTTGAGTCGAACCTGTCCGAAGCCGTTTGCGGCATTATATAAAAGCTTACTGAAGCAACCCCCCAAGCCCTAGCGGCTACTGGACCCCCGGCGACCCCGGGGGTCTTTTTTTGCTGCGATTCCGATCCCTCCCGTTAAGGGATCGGGTACCTGGAATCCGGTCGGGTGAGCGGAACTCATCGCGCGATTCGGCGGAAGGCCTGGGTACGCCCGCCGCGCTCGGTCCAGATCATCAGGTTGTCTCGCAGGGCGAGCCCGTAGGTGCGTGACTGCCGGCTGACCGCGTCCTGCACAAACAGCGATTGCCGGACAATTCTGAGTGTCCCGATACCCGCGAGCTGTTCGTCCAGGTACAGCATGAAGCGTTTGCCGTCGACCATCAGCAGGGTACCGTTTGCACCGGCCCAGGTTCCCTGGAGGGCCCGAAGCGTGACGCCTCGCCCGCCGTATCGCGGACCTCCGTACGGGCCCGTCGTTCCGGGCATGCCGGAAAACGCACCAGGCCAGGGTGTGTTGGCAGGGGGCGTGAAGCCGGCGCCGGCTCCCCAGAAGGACATCGGATCGGTGATGCCCATCATGCTGGTCCAGCTTCCGGCCGGCATGCCGTACGATCCGAAACCATCCATCAGCGATGATCCTCCCATCATCGAGCTGGCGAGATCCGAGGGCCCGTCGCCGAACATCGAATTCCACATCTTTGCCATGACGAGCATGGCGCGCATCAAGGACGCCATGTCACCGGGGGTGATCGTGGCGGAGGGACGGCCCGTCTGAGGCGAGCTCAGCGACAATGCCAGGACCAGCGTAACGAGCCGAGCGCATCGGACGCCGCGCCGCAACGTGGTACGCTGATTTCCGATCGGATTTCGGGATCCTTGAGACATGGCAACCCTGGCCCGGTTGATCTGCGGCGCTGGTTTGAAGGGTGTCCGGCGTAAAAGCCGGGACCAGCGGGGATTCTACGCGCCGCCTCCGGAGAATGAGAACCATGCCAGCGCGACTGCGGTGGCGAGGCGGGCAAACCATTCGACCCAGGGTGTCCAATAGTGCTGCGAGACGCCCCCGTAACGAGGCACTGGGTCGTAACCGGACACGTGCAGGGGGTCGGATTCCGACCCTTCGTCTATCGTCTGGCCCACCGCTACGGATTATCCGGCTGGGTCCGTAACACCGAGGGTCGCGTAGAGATCCTTGCGCAGGGCGAGGTGAAAGGTCTGGACGCCTTTGCCCGCAAGCTCGAGCGAGACGCGCCGAAGATCTCACGTCCCCGCATCGATTCCGTGGAGCCCGTCCCGAGCGGCCCCCTCGAGGGATTCGCGATCAGGTCCAGCGCTCACACCGGCAGGCGGGAGATTCACCTGCCGCCGGACTACTTTACCTGCGAGGACTGCCTGCGGGAACTCGCCGATCCTGCCGCAAGGCGGTACCGCTATCCCTTCATTAACTGCACGCAATGCGGCCCCCGCTACACCATCATCCGCGGATTGCCCTACGATCGCGCCTCGACGACGATGGCGGGATTCCCGTTGTGCGGGCCTTGCAGGGCGGAGTACGAAGACCCGCTGGACCGCCGTTTCCACGCGGAGCCGGTTGCATGCGCCTCCTGCGGTCCGTCGCTGTCCTGGGTTCGGGACGGCGAGACGATCGACGGTACACCCGGTTCACTCGCGGCCTGCGTGGCGGCGCTGGCCGCGGGCAGGGTGGTGGCGGTCAAGGGTATCGGAGGCTATCACCTGATGTGCGATGCGCGCAGCGACGCCGCCGTTCTACGCCTGCGTGAACGGAAAAAACGGCCGGACAAGCCGTTGGCGGTGCTGTTCCCGGCCACGGCAGGACCTCCGGTTTCCATGGACGACGACACGTTCGAACTCCTGAGCGGCCCGGCGCGGCCCATCGTGTTGCTTCCCGACCCCGGTGGTCTTTCGCGGTGGATCGCACCCGGCCTGAAAGAGGTCGGCGTCATGTTCCCGTACAGCCCGCTGCACCACCTGTTGCTCGCGGACGTCGGCGGGCCCCTCGTCGCGACGTCGGGAAACATCAGCGGTGAACCCGTTCTGACGGAGAATCGCGAGGCCGGGAGGCGCCTGAGACCCATCGCCGACGCCTTCCTGCATCACGACCGGCCGATCGAGCGACCTGCCGACGACCCGGTGTTCCGGCCAATCGCGGGGCGGCCGCGCCCGATTCGCATCGGCCGGGGGATGGCTCCGTTGGAGCTCCCGCTGCCGTGGAGACTACGGCACCCGGTGCTGGCGGTGGGCGGCCACCTGAAGAACACGGTGGCACTGGCCTGGGAGGACCGTGTGGTCGTCTCGCCCCATATCGGCGACATGGATTCCCCCCGCAGTCTCGCCGTCTTCGAGGCGGTCGTTGCGGACCTTCAGGTCCTCTACGGCGTGGAGGCGGTCGACGTCGTCCGTGACGCGCACCCCGATTACACCACCACGCGCTGGGTGCGGTCGCGCGGCGTACGTGATACAGCGGTGCTGCATCACCACGCGCATGCCTCGGCGCTTTACGGGGAGTGTCGGGGTGAGGGCGACTGGTTGGTCTTTACCTGGGACGGCACCGGCTACGGCGGGGACGGCACGATCTGGGGAGGGGAAGTGCTTCACGGAAGGCCGGGTGCCTGGCGTCGTGTCGGGTCGTTTCGACCCTTCCGGCTACCTGGCGGAGACCGGGCGGGCCGGGAACCCTGGCGCAGCGCCGCGGCCTTGTGCTGGGAGCTGGGAATCGACTGGAACGATGCTCCCGAAGGCGTAGGGATTGCACGCGTGGCATGGGACCGGCGACTGAACTGTCCCGTCAGTACGGCCGCGGGACGCCTGTTCGATGCGGCGGCGGCAATCGTTCTCGGCGTAACCCACGTGAGCTACGAAGGACAGGGTCCTATGCAGCTCGAGGCGATCGCAGGTGAACGCGGCCCAAGGCTCGCGTTGCCACTGACGGAAAGCGATGGATTACTGCGCATGGACTGGGCGCCCCTGATGTCGCTCCTGATGGATGACGGGCGAGATCGGGCGGAACGTGCGCGCGGATTCCACGAGACCCTGGCCGGCGCCATCGTCGATGTCGCCGGCGAACTGCGTCACGCACTGCCGTTCGGGTTTGTCGGCCTGACCGGTGGGGTTTTCCAGAATCGATTGTTGTGCGAACTGGCGAAATCGGGACTCGAATCGCGGGGGCACGTCGTTCAACTCTGCGAACAGGTACCGTGCAACGACGGCGGCATCTGTTTCGGGCAGATCATCGAGCATGCGGCGCGGGAAGCGGGTTAAACTGATTTGCTGCATCGTTACGGCGGTGACGGCGTCGATTGATGAGGTGTTCCCGCGGATTCGCGTGCCGCTTCTGTAGGGCGAGGGATAGTGAGAGAAGGTATTGCCGAGCTGTACCGGAACCTGCTGTCCCGCGGAAGGAGTCTGGAGGGGTCTCTGGAGGCTTCCGCACTGGTCTTCGCTCCCCATCCCGACGACGAGGTGCTGGGCTGCGGTGGCACGATCGCCCGCAAGGTCGAAGCCGGCGCGACGGTGGATATCGTCATCATGACCGATGGCAGGCATTCGCACGGCCGGTGGATGGATGGGGATGACATGGCCGCGCTCCGTGCCGAGGAGGCGTTGAGGGCCGCCGCGCGACTCGGGGTTGACCCCGAACGCGTGCACTGGATGGGTTTCGAGGACCGGTCGCTCGCAGCCGTCGAGTCAGAGGCCCTCGAGCGCGTCCGGGGGATCCTGGAGGCACTTCATCCCGAGATGATCTTCGTGCCGAGCGCGTACGAGCGACCGAAGGACCACGCCTGGACGAACACTATCGTGTGTGCCGCGCTGAAGGTTTCGGGTCTGCGCTCAAGCGTGTACGAATATCCGGTGTGGTTCTGGATGCAATGGCCCTTCGCCCCGCTGGACCGGCGTGGCGGGCGTCGCCTGTACCGGGTGCTGTTATCGACCTTGAGAGACAACGTCAACCTGCTGGGACGATTCCGTCATGGCCTCGATGTGCGCGGTACCCTGTCGAAGAAGGCGGCCGCGCTGTCCGAATACCGGTCGCAGACCACGCGACTCGCCGGGGATGACTGGCCGGTACTCGGTGACGTCGCCGGCGGCGCTTTTTGCCGTTGCTTCGAGCAGGACCGGGAAGTCTTCCGACGGTTGTCGTCCTGAGCGGGTTCCGGAACCCGGCATCGCAAACCATTCGCGGCGCATCATCGCCAGACATCCGTCAAAGGAGGCAGATTGAACGAGAGTCGGATCACGCTCGCCCACGGCAACGGGGGACGGTTCATGCGCGAATTGATCGACGGAATCTTTGTCCGACATCTCGCCTCGGGTGTGCTGGACACACACGCCGATGCGGTTTCGTTGCCGTTTACCGGTAGCGAGGTCGTGTTCACGACGGACGGATTCACGGTTCAGCCCCTGGAATTCCCGGGTGGGGACATCGGGTCGCTCGCCGTGCATGGCACGGTCAACGACCTGGCCGTCTCGGGGGCTATACCGAAGTACCTGGCGCTCAACGCGTTCATCGAGGAGGGCCTGGAGTGGGAGGTGCTGGAGAGGATCGTAGTCTCGCTGGCGCGCGCCGCCCGCGAGGCAGGCGTGCAGGTTGCCGCCGGAGATACCAAGGTCGTGCGTCGCGGGGAGGGCGGAGGACTCTATCTGGCCACGACGGGAATGGGTCTACCCTCGCCAGGCTTCAGTCTCGGCATGGATCGGATTCGCGAGGGCGACGAAGTGCTGGTCAGCGGACCAGTGGGAGACCACGGAATCGCGGTCATGCTGGCGCGCGAGCAATTCGGTCTGCGGGGCGACGTGGTTTCGGACAGCGCCAGTGTCCTGCCCCTTGCCCAGGCGCTGTCGGGGATGGAAGGCGTGCGTTTCATGCGCGATCCCACGCGCGGCGGGCTGGCGACCGTCGCGCACGAAATCGCCGACGCCACGGGATACGGGGTAGAACTCTGGGAAGACAAGGTACCGGTACGCGACCCCGTGCGGTCGGTCTGCGAGATGCTGGGATACGATCCCTACTACCTCGCCTGCGAGGGCAGGGTCGTGGCGGTGGTCTCGGGGGAGGCCTCGGATCGGGTACTTGCCGCATGGCGTGGGTTTCCGGAAGGAGCGCAGGCCGCCTGCGTGGGCAGCGTGGGCGGAACGGGGGGACGTGTCGTACTGGGAACCGAGCTGGGTGGGCAGCGCTTCCTCGAGGAACTCGAGGACGATCCGCTGCCCAGGATCTGCTGAGGCGATTTCTGTTGACAGAAATCGCCTCAGCATTGGTGTCGCGAGTGTCGTTCCTGAAAATGGGCAGGCGCCGGAGATCCTGTTCCGGTCTGCGGATACCGCGTTATACGATTCGAAAAACAAGGGCAGGAACCAGATCGACATCCATCCGGCGGTGGATTCCGCGTCGCCCCGGGGGCGGCTTTCCTCCGCGAAACCGGTGGTGGAACGGGACAGGACAGGACAGGACAGCAGTCGATACCGGATTCTGGCGGCGAGGAAGAATAACAGCGCCATCGAATCTCCTCTACCACGGCGTACACGCGCCGGTGTGACGGGATACGTGAGGCGTCTGCCGGGCAGCGCATTGACTTGACGGAACAGGGTTTATGATCTCCAAACTACTCCTCACCGCGGCCGTGATCGCGGGCCTCGTGCTCTATCTCCGCTACACCGGTACCCGGTCGGATGACAGCGAAGAAGCGTCCGGGGCGACGCCGCCCCGGTCCACGGATCCGGGCCCCGGCCAGAGCCTGCGGATCGTAGTGATCATCCTGGTGGCGTTCATGATTCTGGGTTCGGCCATGTATCTCTACTTCGAATGGCAGGACCGGTACCGGGTCGTCAGCGTGCGGGTGGTCGATACCCAAAGCGGACAGAGCGTATCCTACGAGGCGCGGCGCGGCGATATCGGGGAGCGTTCCTTCGTAACCCTGGACGGCCTGAGAGTCATACCGGCGGAGACCGAGCGGATCGAGATGACGGCGACCGGAGGAACTTCCCGTTGAGGATCGCGGCATGAACGCGTCGGAGGGCCTACCGGACATCCTGCGTCAGGTCTGGTCGCGCGCGCGCAAGGACTGGAAGCGCTATCTCGTCCTTCACCTCATATACACCGGGTTTGGCGTGGTCCTGCTCGCGCCACTGACCGGCGCCCTCGTCCGCTTCATCGTCGGGCTGTCCGGGCATCCGGCGCTAGCAGACCAGGATATCCTCGGGTTCGCGTTGACGCTTCCCGGGCTGGCTTCGATGATCCTCATCGCTGCGGTCCTGATCACCGTCATGGCGCTCGAACAGGTCTCTTTGATGAGTGTGGCGGTCGGGTCCGTTCGGGGCAGGGAAGTCAACCTGCAGGAGGCCCTGCTCCTGCCCGTGGTCAGGGCCGGTGAAATCCTTTCGTTCGCGATGCGGCTGGTGGTGCGTGTGCTGGTGCTGGTTGCGCCTTTTCTCGCAGTTGCCGGGGTGGTCGCGTGGTCCCTGCTCACGGACCACGATATCAACTACTACCTTTCCGAGCGCCCGCCGGCGTTCTGGGGGGCCGTCACCCTCAGCACAGTTGTGCTGCTCGCGATGACGATTCTGCTGGTCCGCAAGTTGATCGGCTGGTCGCTGGCGCTTCTGCTGGTACTGTTTTCCGGGGAGACGCCAGCCGGTGCGTTTACCGAGAGCGAACACCTGCTCAGCGGCGGCAAGCGGAGGTTGTTCGTCGTATTTCTCGTCTGGGCGTTGGTCGTGCTGCTGCTTGGCGTAATCCTCGGCGGTGTCATACAGATCCTCGGCATGGCTATCGTCCCGCAATTCCAGCATTCCCTGAAGCTTGTCGTCGCCGTGCTTGGTGGTCTGTTCGCCTTGTGGTCACTCGGCAACCTCTTCGTCACGGCATTCGGCTCGGCGACCTTCGCGCTGATTCTGACCACCGCGTATGAACATTTCGGCCCCGGTGTCAGCGACGCAGTGCTTGAAAAGCGGCAAGGACGGCGCGCGGCGCAGGGCCGGGGCCTCTCGCTACCGGGCTTTCTGATTGCACTGGGCGTGGTGGCAGTGGTGGCCGTCGGCACGGGCGCCTGGCTCCTCAAGGGTGTGCGGGTAGACGACGATGTCGCGATCGTCGCCCACCGCGGTGCGGCGGGAAAGTCGCCGGAGAACACGCTCGCATCGGTACGGCAGGCCATCGAGGACGAGACGGACTGGGTCGAGATCGACGTTCAGGAAACCGCGGACGGCGAGGTCGTGGTGGTGCACGACAGCGATTTCATGAAGATTGCGGGTGTGCCGATCAACATCTGGGACGCGACGCTCGAACAGATCCGCGAGATCGATGTCGGCAGCAGTTTCGATCCTCGATTCTCAGGGGAGCGTACACCGACGCTGCGCGAGGTCCTGGAGACGGCCCGGGGAAAGGCCCTGGTCGCGATCGAACTCAAGTACTACGGCCACGACGACAAGCTGGAGCGACGCGTGGTCGACCTCGTCGAGGCATTGGGGATGGTGCCCGAAGTGGCGATCATGTCGCTGCGCCAGGCGGGCATCGAGGAGATCCGGCGGCTACGCCCGGACTGGCCCGCGGGCCTGCTGACTGCCAGGGCGCTGGGTGACCTGACGAAGCTCGATGTGGATTTTCTCGCCGTCAACGCGGGGATGGCGACCCCGGGATTTATCCGCAGGGCGCATGCGGCGGATCGCGAGGTCTGGGTCTGGACGATCAACGATCCAGTCACGATGTCGCGCATGACGTCGCTGGGTGTCGACGGGATCATCACCGACGAACCCGAAATGGCGCGGGAGGTGCTGAATGACCGCGCCGGGATGAGCACGATCGAACGCCTGATCGTCCATGTCGCCATCCTTTTCGGGCGGCCTGTTCCACCCCGAAGCTACCGCGATGACTCTCCCTGAATGTTGCGACACACCCGGGAGGGTAATGACTTTCCTTGAATACGCCGTTGGACCGCGCGGTCGTGGGTGTCGAAAAGCGGTTGCGCTCCTGCTGTGTGCCTGGGTAACCGTCTTGCCTGGCCTTGCCGCTGGCGAGTCGCGGCTCGGCGTTCTGGAACGAACGCTGGAGATGGAGCGCCACGAAATCCTGGGTGCGGTAAAGGCGGACCCCGCGAATTCGCTGGCCCCGTTCACTACCGATGGCTGTAGTGGGGGGCTTTCGTTCGGGTGGCAATACGCGTCGCGTCGGTACCCGGAATTCGCGGATCTGCACGGTGAAACGCCCCCTTGGGAGTCGTGTTGCGTAACACACGACCGGGCGTATCATGCCGGTGGTCCACGTGATGCGACCGCCGAAGAGAGTTTCTCCGCCCGCAGGGCGGCGGACGAGATCTTGCGGCAGTGTGTGCGGGAAACCGGTCAGGAACGCGCCTCCATCGTGGCGGAGGAATACGATGTCCCGGTCTCCAGGGTGCGGATCATGTACATTGCCGTGGCGGACTTGATGTATCGCGCGGTCCGCGTCGGCGGGATCCCCTGCACCGGGCTGCCGTGGCGCTGGGGATACGGCTGGCCGGAGTGCCCAGAGTGAATGATCCCGGTTTCCGATGTGGGAACTCGCACTTCATGCAGGCGGTGATCGATCTACGCCCGCCAGGTTGATCTTTTCGGACTGGAACCATGAGCCGAGCCCGGGAACCCATACCCACGGAAATCACGCTGCATCGCAAGCAGCGCGCCCTCGAACTCGTCTTCGACGACGGCAAGCGGTTCTTACTGCCTTTCGAGTATCTGCGGGTGTTCTCGCCGGCCGCGGAGAACAAGGTTGCGCGGATACAGGGCGACTGGTTGAAGAACAAGGAAGAGGTTGACATCGAGCGCATCGAGCCGGTGGGAAATTACGCGTTGCAGCTCGTGTTCGACGACGGCCACGATACCGGCATCTACTCCTGGGACACGCTTTATCGACTGGGTGTCGAGAAGGCGTCCAACCTGGCGAAATATCGGGCCATTGTCCAGGGTGGGAATGAAGCCGGCACCGGCGGCGAACCTCTGAGGCTGCTCTACTTCGCGACCCTGGCGCAGGCGCTCGGCCGCGAAGGAGAGGAGATCGAGATGACCCGGCCGACCTTCAGCGTGACAGATCTGCTGGGGTATCTGAGGGAGCGCGACGAGATATGGAATCGTCTGCTATCCGGCCCGCTGACCGTGACGGTGAATCGGCAGTTTGCCGAGCCCGAACGATTGCTGAAACCGGGTGACGAGGTCGCCCTCACGCCTGCCAGTGCCGTGTAAGCGTTGTGCCGGGGACTTCCCTCGATCCGGCTCAGGTTTCCGATCCCAGCGCCAGCCAGTTGCGGTGGGGATAGTCACGCACAGGATCCTCGACGGGAAGATGCGCCAGCCCCCTGGCTGAGAAAAAACCCGCCGCGTCGGGATTCGCCCTGACCAGGAGACCCTCGAATCCTCCCTGCCTCGCGGCCTGAATGGAGGCATCGAGCAGGCGTGAACCGATGCCCTTTCCCTGCAGATCCGTTTCGACATAGATGCCGTGGAGCAACAGCGCGCGTGCCGCTTGAGGGGCATCCGCCGCTTCGGCCGGTTCCCAGGCGGCGACCCCGATGACCTCGCCGGCCGCGCCTTCGGCCACCCGAAGGGTCAGGTGATCGAGATCATGTGGCTGGTAACGATAACTCGGCAGCGACAGACGTTTGACGCGATCGGAAACCGACCAGGTCATGATCGCCGCCTCGACCACCGCGTTCGCGGCGTCCAGATCATCGATCGTCATCGGGCGGAGTTTCATCGAATAGCCGGTGGTCATACTGCGCTTTCTGGGCACACAGCCCCGTCCGGTTGCCGGGTGAATCAGGTTGGGGTGACACCGAGGACGATGTCCCACTGCGCCGTCAAGGTGTCGCCGCCGCTCGGGGTCGGGATGAACTCGGTGGTTACCAGGGGGCGCAGGTCGCCGGGTACGCGCTGATAGAGAAAATCCCCTTCGTTCCGTGGGTCACCGGCCACATACAACTGGGTAACGAACGGCACCTCGCCCTCGGGGGGGTACACCGCGACGTGAATATGGGGTGCCCGGCCGGGATAGGGGACCGGACGGATCGTGCGGAAACGGTACCGACCCCGGGTATCGCTGATGGTATGCCCGAAGCCCTGGAATCCCGGATCGATCGGGCGGTCGGCGTTCTCGCGGGGGTGACGGTAGCGGCCGTTGACATCGCACTGCCAGATCTCGATGCGCAGGTCGTCCAGGGCTTGTCCGTTGCGGTCGACGATGCGCCCGGTGAGTTCGGTGATCATTCCGCTGGCTGGACGGTCCTGCCCTCTGACGCGCACCAGGTCGTTGTCGTCATCCAGTGGCACGTCGACCGGGTAGAAGGGGCCTGCGGTCTGGCGGGGTGTTGTACGCAAGGCACCGGCCAGCGCCTTGGGCGGGACATTCGTTAACAGCACTGCCGCGGCGCCCAACAGGATTCGTCTTTTCGATTCGACTGGCATGGGATTCTCCAGGTACGACTTGAATAATAGGACCGGGGACGGCGTGTCCGGTTCCTGCTCCACCGGTGGTGATTCCCGCAACGGAGAGCCGCTGACGTCGAAAGCGCGATGCGGGGTGGTATCAAGTCATGAACGGCGTCGGAGACCGAAGTCGTCGGGTCGGAACAGACCGGTCCGCGGAAATTTGTGGTAACAAGCGCTGGGCGGTAATAATGGCACCCTGCCTGCAGCCCCCGATGGTACCGGTCAGCGGGTGTCCCGGGCGTATGCCAAAAGAGCCGGATGCCTCTGTGGTTTAGCCCCGCCCTATCCTGGATGGGAACGGACGCTTCGTGGCACCGGGTCCGATAGCGTAGCGGATCAGAGCATCCAATCAACCTGAGTGGAAAGGAATCAGTCGAGATGAAGGCCTTCAAGTCTCTGGGGATCGCCCTGCTGGTCGTCGTTATCCTGTTTGCAGGCGTGATCGTCGCACTGGCATTCGTGGACTTCGATCGTTACAAGGGCGTGATCGAGGATCAGATCACCGAAGCCACGGGGCGCAGGTTTCGAATCGAGGGTGATTCGGATCTTAGCGTATCGCTGGTTCCCGGCATCGTCCTGCGCGACGTGAGCCTGGCGAACGTCCCCTGGGGCACGGAGAGCGAGATGGTCCGGGTCCGCGAGGCCGAGCTCAAGGTGGCGGTGCTTCCACTGCTGTCGGGTCGCATCGAGGTCCGCAAATTGATCCTGATCGATCCAGAGATCGTGCTTGAGACCGATGCCGAGAGCAGGGTCAACTGGGCGATGGGCAGAGAGCGGACCGAGCCGGAAGAGCCCGAAGCGCCGGAGTCGGGCGGTGTCGGTATCGACGTCGCGCTGTACGAGGTCAGGCTGGAAAACGCCCATCTGCTTTACCGGGATGGGGTGTCGAGTCGCGAGATGGTGCTGAACCTCGATGAATTGACCATCAATCGAAACCTCTCGGGCCAGCTCGAGTGGAGGATCGCCGCCCTGCTGAACGAGATCCCGGTCAATATCGACGGAACGACGAGTTACCTGACGGACCTGCTGAACAACCAGCCATTCCGGAGTGAGATGGAAGGGACCGTAGGAAACGTCGCGTTCACGATGACCGAGACGGTCAAGGCAGCCCTGGACACTACGGCCCTTAAACTCAAGGCGAGTGTCGAGGCTCCAAACCTTGAGACCGTCACCGGACTTTTGGGCACCGAACTGCCCGATATCGCCCCGATCCGGTTCGAGGGGGAGATCTCCGACACCGAAGGCGATTATCGGATCAGGCTCGATGGGAAGGCCGCGGATATCGATCTCGCCCTCGCTGGTACGTTGGCGAAGGCGTTGGACGGTACGGGAATCAATATGGATTACGAGGTCAAGGCGCCGGACCTGGGGACGATCGCCACCATCGCGGGCACAGATCTTCCCATGATCGGGCCGATCGAGTTGAGCGGCAAGGCATCGGAAGCCGAGGGGTTCTACCGGCTGACCGCGGTGGGGGCACTTGCCGACCTCTCCGTCGATGCGCAGGGCCGCATTGCCAGGTCTTTCGATCCCGATGGGATGACGGTGTCGGCGAAACTCGAGGCGCCAAACTTCGACACCGTCTCGAAACTGACGGGAAGGGATATACCGGATATCGGCCCGCTCAGCGTCAAGGCGGATCTGACCGACACCGGGGATGTCTATGAGATCGCCCTCGACGGGTCCGCCGGCAAGGTGCACGTGGCGACCGATGGCAGCGTAGCGGCCTCCCTGGATGGCAAGGGTGTCGACATGGCATTTGCCCTCCAGTCCCCGGACCTCAAGGTGCTCGGCGTGCTTGGTGGTACGGATCTGCCGGCGGTGGGCCCGGTCGACGTCA
Above is a genomic segment from Gammaproteobacteria bacterium containing:
- the hypF gene encoding carbamoyltransferase HypF; translation: MLRDAPVTRHWVVTGHVQGVGFRPFVYRLAHRYGLSGWVRNTEGRVEILAQGEVKGLDAFARKLERDAPKISRPRIDSVEPVPSGPLEGFAIRSSAHTGRREIHLPPDYFTCEDCLRELADPAARRYRYPFINCTQCGPRYTIIRGLPYDRASTTMAGFPLCGPCRAEYEDPLDRRFHAEPVACASCGPSLSWVRDGETIDGTPGSLAACVAALAAGRVVAVKGIGGYHLMCDARSDAAVLRLRERKKRPDKPLAVLFPATAGPPVSMDDDTFELLSGPARPIVLLPDPGGLSRWIAPGLKEVGVMFPYSPLHHLLLADVGGPLVATSGNISGEPVLTENREAGRRLRPIADAFLHHDRPIERPADDPVFRPIAGRPRPIRIGRGMAPLELPLPWRLRHPVLAVGGHLKNTVALAWEDRVVVSPHIGDMDSPRSLAVFEAVVADLQVLYGVEAVDVVRDAHPDYTTTRWVRSRGVRDTAVLHHHAHASALYGECRGEGDWLVFTWDGTGYGGDGTIWGGEVLHGRPGAWRRVGSFRPFRLPGGDRAGREPWRSAAALCWELGIDWNDAPEGVGIARVAWDRRLNCPVSTAAGRLFDAAAAIVLGVTHVSYEGQGPMQLEAIAGERGPRLALPLTESDGLLRMDWAPLMSLLMDDGRDRAERARGFHETLAGAIVDVAGELRHALPFGFVGLTGGVFQNRLLCELAKSGLESRGHVVQLCEQVPCNDGGICFGQIIEHAAREAG
- a CDS encoding PIG-L family deacetylase, producing MREGIAELYRNLLSRGRSLEGSLEASALVFAPHPDDEVLGCGGTIARKVEAGATVDIVIMTDGRHSHGRWMDGDDMAALRAEEALRAAARLGVDPERVHWMGFEDRSLAAVESEALERVRGILEALHPEMIFVPSAYERPKDHAWTNTIVCAALKVSGLRSSVYEYPVWFWMQWPFAPLDRRGGRRLYRVLLSTLRDNVNLLGRFRHGLDVRGTLSKKAAALSEYRSQTTRLAGDDWPVLGDVAGGAFCRCFEQDREVFRRLSS
- the hypE gene encoding hydrogenase expression/formation protein HypE; translated protein: MNESRITLAHGNGGRFMRELIDGIFVRHLASGVLDTHADAVSLPFTGSEVVFTTDGFTVQPLEFPGGDIGSLAVHGTVNDLAVSGAIPKYLALNAFIEEGLEWEVLERIVVSLARAAREAGVQVAAGDTKVVRRGEGGGLYLATTGMGLPSPGFSLGMDRIREGDEVLVSGPVGDHGIAVMLAREQFGLRGDVVSDSASVLPLAQALSGMEGVRFMRDPTRGGLATVAHEIADATGYGVELWEDKVPVRDPVRSVCEMLGYDPYYLACEGRVVAVVSGEASDRVLAAWRGFPEGAQAACVGSVGGTGGRVVLGTELGGQRFLEELEDDPLPRIC
- a CDS encoding diguanylate cyclase, with the protein product MGSASSRNSRTIRCPGSAEAISVDRNRLSIGVASVVPENGQAPEILFRSADTALYDSKNKGRNQIDIHPAVDSASPRGRLSSAKPVVERDRTGQDSSRYRILAARKNNSAIESPLPRRTRAGVTGYVRRLPGSALT
- a CDS encoding antitermination protein NusG translates to MISKLLLTAAVIAGLVLYLRYTGTRSDDSEEASGATPPRSTDPGPGQSLRIVVIILVAFMILGSAMYLYFEWQDRYRVVSVRVVDTQSGQSVSYEARRGDIGERSFVTLDGLRVIPAETERIEMTATGGTSR
- a CDS encoding glycerophosphodiester phosphodiesterase, with translation MNASEGLPDILRQVWSRARKDWKRYLVLHLIYTGFGVVLLAPLTGALVRFIVGLSGHPALADQDILGFALTLPGLASMILIAAVLITVMALEQVSLMSVAVGSVRGREVNLQEALLLPVVRAGEILSFAMRLVVRVLVLVAPFLAVAGVVAWSLLTDHDINYYLSERPPAFWGAVTLSTVVLLAMTILLVRKLIGWSLALLLVLFSGETPAGAFTESEHLLSGGKRRLFVVFLVWALVVLLLGVILGGVIQILGMAIVPQFQHSLKLVVAVLGGLFALWSLGNLFVTAFGSATFALILTTAYEHFGPGVSDAVLEKRQGRRAAQGRGLSLPGFLIALGVVAVVAVGTGAWLLKGVRVDDDVAIVAHRGAAGKSPENTLASVRQAIEDETDWVEIDVQETADGEVVVVHDSDFMKIAGVPINIWDATLEQIREIDVGSSFDPRFSGERTPTLREVLETARGKALVAIELKYYGHDDKLERRVVDLVEALGMVPEVAIMSLRQAGIEEIRRLRPDWPAGLLTARALGDLTKLDVDFLAVNAGMATPGFIRRAHAADREVWVWTINDPVTMSRMTSLGVDGIITDEPEMAREVLNDRAGMSTIERLIVHVAILFGRPVPPRSYRDDSP
- a CDS encoding gamma-butyrobetaine hydroxylase-like domain-containing protein is translated as MSRAREPIPTEITLHRKQRALELVFDDGKRFLLPFEYLRVFSPAAENKVARIQGDWLKNKEEVDIERIEPVGNYALQLVFDDGHDTGIYSWDTLYRLGVEKASNLAKYRAIVQGGNEAGTGGEPLRLLYFATLAQALGREGEEIEMTRPTFSVTDLLGYLRERDEIWNRLLSGPLTVTVNRQFAEPERLLKPGDEVALTPASAV
- a CDS encoding GNAT family N-acetyltransferase, whose translation is MTTGYSMKLRPMTIDDLDAANAVVEAAIMTWSVSDRVKRLSLPSYRYQPHDLDHLTLRVAEGAAGEVIGVAAWEPAEAADAPQAARALLLHGIYVETDLQGKGIGSRLLDASIQAARQGGFEGLLVRANPDAAGFFSARGLAHLPVEDPVRDYPHRNWLALGSET
- a CDS encoding protocatechuate 3,4-dioxygenase; translation: MPVESKRRILLGAAAVLLTNVPPKALAGALRTTPRQTAGPFYPVDVPLDDDNDLVRVRGQDRPASGMITELTGRIVDRNGQALDDLRIEIWQCDVNGRYRHPRENADRPIDPGFQGFGHTISDTRGRYRFRTIRPVPYPGRAPHIHVAVYPPEGEVPFVTQLYVAGDPRNEGDFLYQRVPGDLRPLVTTEFIPTPSGGDTLTAQWDIVLGVTPT